A window of Corvus cornix cornix isolate S_Up_H32 chromosome 4, ASM73873v5, whole genome shotgun sequence contains these coding sequences:
- the LOC120409930 gene encoding LOW QUALITY PROTEIN: homeobox protein HMX2-like (The sequence of the model RefSeq protein was modified relative to this genomic sequence to represent the inferred CDS: deleted 1 base in 1 codon) yields MVQLGGGRRAPPAPAAPPAFSIDSILQPGPRRPAREQGTARCALPEEEEEEEEEGEGPEEQDPSKGSSDSGSESRRLRAEGKSRSFRSEGGDTGSPLPTEGLHIPRQPPQREAGGCGSENGRSSAAGGRKKTRTIFSKSQVFQLESTFDVKRYLSSSERAGLAAALHLTETQVKIWFQNRRNKLKRQMSSEPEGQGPGPAEPPGEPQVPAAAAALSFPSLYKDSPLLSRCLLPLPFPLLCPGSAIPYLCLPGPGKHFSLVDGTYSLSPAPDLLLPGGRPILFMTPLCR; encoded by the exons ATGGTGCAGCTCGGGGGCGGCCGCCGAGCCCCACCagccccggccgcgccgccggcCTTCAGCATCGACAGCATCCTGcagcccggcccccgccgcccggccagggagcagggcacagcccgCTGCGCGCTGCcggaggaagaggaagaggaggaagaggagggagaggggccTGAGGAGCAAGACCCCAGTAAAGGCTCCAGCGACTCGG GCAGCGAGTCCCGCCGGCTTCGGGCAGAAGGGAAGAGCCGCAGCTTCCGCTCCGAGGGCGGGGATACGGGGTCTCCGCTCCCCACGGAGGGGCTACACATCCCCCGGCAGCCGCCGCAGAGAGAGGCCGGGGGCTGCGGCTCGGAGAACGGCAGATCGTCGGCGGCGGGCGGCAGGAAGAAGACGCGGACCATCTTCTCCAAGAGCCAGGTGTTCCAGCTGGAGTCCACCTTCGATGTGAAGCGCTACCTGAGCAGCTCCGAGCGGGCCGGGCTGGCCGCCGCGCTGCACCTCACTGAGACCCAGGTGAAGATCTGGTTCCAGAACCGCCGCAACAAGCTCAAGAGACAAATGTCGTCC GAGCCCGAGGGCCAGGGGCCGGGGCCCGCCGAGCCTCCCGGGGAGCCGCAGGtccccgctgccgccgcggcTCTCTCCTTCCCGTCCCTCTACAAGGACAGCCCCCTGCTTAGCCGCTGCTTGCTGCCGCTGccttttcccctgctctgcccgGGCAGCGCCATCCCCTACCTCTGCCTCCCCGGGCCGGGCAAACACTTCAGCCTGGTGGACGGGACGTATAGCCTCTCCCCGGCCCCCGACCTTCTCTTGCCGGGGGGCCGCCCGATTTTATTTATGACCCCGCTGTGCCGGTGA